The following is a genomic window from Bacilli bacterium PM5-9.
TGTCATTATCTATTCGTAAATCTTGAATTCTTTGAAATTTCATTTTTAACTCTCCTTATAGACAAAGTATACCTAATATGATATACTTCAATTATCAAATAAGGCCGTTTGGTCGTGTCGAAGGAGGTAAAAATGAAAATATTTTTAGATGATAATCGTAGTATAGATAATAGTGAATATTCAGTTATTCGTACTTATGAAAATTGTATTATTGTTCTTAAAACATTTAGTAATGATATTGATATTATTAGTTTAGACTATGATTTAGGTGGAAATAAAACAGGTTATGATGTAATAGAATATATGTATAGTAATAATATTATACCTAGACATATAAATATTCACTCTACTCATAAAGAAGGAAGTAGTATGATAGAGGAATATGCCAAAACAAATTTTTCTACAACTACTGTTACAACTAATAAAATAGAAGTGTTGTAAATTTAAAGAAAATAGCAAGAAAACAGAATGGAGATTATGAATGAAAAAAAGAAATAAAATAATTATTGCAATAATTATGTCATTAATATGTATTTGTGGAATTGGTTATAAAGTGCATTTTGATAATATAGAAAAAGAAAGAATAGCATTACTAAATTCAGCAAGAGATGAAAAATTAAGTAATGATGAATTAAAATATATAACTGATAATAAATATATTAAAAAAGAAGACATTCAAAAGCTAAGTAGTTTATTTGAAAAACTAGATGATGATAAATTAGATAAAACTTCAATTGAAAATATTAAAAACGAGCAAGGTGAAATATACTCAAAAAT
Proteins encoded in this region:
- a CDS encoding hypothetical protein (product_source=Hypo-rule applied; superfamily=52172), with product MKIFLDDNRSIDNSEYSVIRTYENCIIVLKTFSNDIDIISLDYDLGGNKTGYDVIEYMYSNNIIPRHINIHSTHKEGSSMIEEYAKTNFSTTTVTTNKIEVL